The following coding sequences lie in one Sorghum bicolor cultivar BTx623 chromosome 6, Sorghum_bicolor_NCBIv3, whole genome shotgun sequence genomic window:
- the LOC8080293 gene encoding probable pectate lyase 8 yields the protein MAAETGSSAARTRTAGLAAAAAVTALLVLVVVVGSAALPGGRVTVLDGLRHRSTAVVAGGARRWLRDSSSWPAAAAATTTTRGSRADGDADGSASSTPVVAGAVEDPEAVANDVHVSIRNSTARRNLGYLSCGTGNPIDDCWRCDSDWHNNRQRLADCGIGFGRNAIGGRDGKIYVVTDPSDDDPVNPRKGTLRYAVIQEEPLWIIFKRDMVITLKEELIMNSFKTIDGRGANVHIANGACITIQYITNVIIHGLHIHDCKPTGNAMVRSSPSHYGWRTMADGDAVSIFGSSHVWVDHCSLSNCADGLIDAIMGSTAITVSNNYFTHHNEVMLLGHSDSYVKDKAMQVTIAFNHFGEGLIQRMPRCRHGYFHVVNNDYTHWEMYAIGGSAEPTINSQGNRYLAPTNPFAKEVTKRVETAQTVWKSWNWRSEGDLLLNGAYFTPSGAGASASYSRASSLGAKSSSMVGTITSDAGALSCHKGTAC from the exons ATGGCAGCAGAGACGGGCTCTTCCGCGGCGAGGACCAGGACGGCGGggctcgccgcggcggcggcggtgacggcgctcctcgtcctcgtcgtgGTCGTTGGCAGCGCGGCGCTCCCTGGCGGGCGGGTGACGGTCCTCGACGGCCTCCG GCACAGGAGCACGGCCGTGGTGGCAGGCGGCGCGAGGCGGTGGCTGAGGGACTCCTCCTCCTggccggctgcggcggcggcgacgacgacgacgag GGGCAGCAGGGCCGACGGTGACGCCGACGGGTCAGCCAGCAGCACGCCCGTCGTCGCCGGCGCGGTGGAGGATCCGGAAGCCGTGGCCAACGACGTGCACGT GTCCATCAGGAACAGCACGGCCCGGCGAAATCTCGGGTACCTGTCGTGCGGGACAGGCAACCCCATCGATGACTGCTGGCGTTGCGACTCGGACTGGCACAACAACCGCCAGCGCCTAGCTGACTGTGGCATCGGCTTCGGCCGCAACGCCATCGGTGGCCGCGACGGCAAGATCTACGTGGTCACCGACCCGAGCGATGACGATCCTGTCAACCCGCGCAAGGGCACCCTCCGCTACGCCGTCATCCAGGAAGAGCCGCTCTGGATCATCTTCAAGCGGGACATGGTCATCACGCTCAAGGaggagctcatcatgaacagcTTCAAGACCATCGACGGCCGCGGCGCCAACGTGCACATCGCCAATGGTGCCTGCATCACCATCCAGTACATCACCAACGTCATCATCCACGGTCTCCACATCCACGACTGCAAGCCCACGGGGAACGCCATGGTGCGCAGCTCGCCCAGCCACTATGGGTGGCGCACCATGGCCGACGGAGATGCTGTGTCCATCTTCGGCTCCAGCCACGTCTGGGTGGACCACTGCTCACTCTCCAACTGCGCCGACGGCCTGATCGATGCCATCATGGGATCCACGGCCATTACTGTGTCCAACAACTACTTCACCCACCACAACGAG GTGATGCTTCTTGGCCACAGTGACTCCTATGTGAAGGACAAGGCAATGCAGGTGACAATAGCCTTCAACCATTTTGGTGAAGGTCTCATTCAGCGAATGCCAAG GTGCCGGCATGGCTACTTCCATGTTGTGAACAATGACTACACCCACTGGGAAATGTACGCCATTGGCGGGAGCGCTGAGCCTACCATCAACAGCCAGGGCAACCGCTACCTTGCTCCAACAAACCCATTCGCCAAGGAG GTGACCAAGAGGGTCGAAACTGCTCAGACTGTCTGGAAGAGCTGGAACTGGAGATCAGAGGGCGACCTGCTGCTGAATGGCGCCTACTTCACCCCATCCGGCGCAGGCGCCTCAGCCAGCTACTCGCGCGCGTCCAGCCTTGGCGCCAAGTCATCATCTATGGTTGGCACCATCACCTCGGATGCTGGTGCCCTGTCGTGCCACAAGGGCACGGCCTGCTAG
- the LOC110436294 gene encoding uncharacterized protein LOC110436294, which produces MCAHLQGIDWLVWEICEDATFVVLEPRVRTTQDQKDRHNANSRARSVLFSSLSLPEFECVSDCATTRDIWVRLHSYHEGTAHVKTRLYETYKREYENFTQLDGESIDAMFSRFQTIINKMRANKAQLPYDDHERALKLLYALDRKVWNVKVSAIIESSNYDTISKLKSTEIDYQTQAKLKNPSAPTMALVSGNSSSSSANPSHMSFALSSLVSVSEEQLETLGDDELALIISRFSRFHNNRLNRRQGGDQKVGCYNCGDLDHFVAHCAKKNKHSSNKYDSGKRKDKREYTSKKYKSKKGFDKEALKKMYRKKAKAQERALC; this is translated from the coding sequence ATGTGTGCCCATCTTCAGGGTATTGATTGGCTTGTTTGGGAAATTTGCGAGGATGCTACTTTCGTTGTGCTTGAACCCCGTGTTCGAACCACGCAAGATCAAAAAGATCGGCACAACGCAAATAGCAGAGCAAGATCTGTTCTTTTCTCGAGTCTTTCGCTTCCTGAGTTCGAGTGTGTCTCTGACTGTGCTACTACTCGAGATATCTGGGTGAGGCTTCACAGCTATCACGAGGGTACAGCCCATGTCAAAACCAGACTCTATGAGACGTACAAAAGAGAGTACGAGAACTTCACTCAGCTTGATGGCGAGTCCATCGATGCCATGTTTTCTCGTTTTCAGACGATCATTAACAAGATGCGAGCAAACAAGGCACAGCTACCTTATGACGATCATGAGAGGGCTCTCAAGCTTCTATATGCCCTAGATCGGAAGGTATGGAATGTGAAGGTGTCTGCCATCATCGAGTCTTCGAACTACGACACCATCAGCAAGCTCAAGTCCACCGAGATCGACTACCAGACtcaagccaagctcaagaatccCTCTGCACCGACTATGGCTTTAGTCTCAGGTAACAGTTCAAGTTCTTCAGCTAACCCTTCACATATGTCGTTTGCCTTGTCTTCTTTGGTGTCTGTTTCAGAGGAGCAGTTGGAGACCCTTGGGGATGACGAGCTGGCGTTGATCATCAGCCGGTTCTCGCGGTTCCACAACAACCGCTTGAACCGCCGCCAGGGCGGTGATCAAAAGGTGGGCTGCTACAACTGTGGAGATCTCGACCACTTCGTCGCCCACTGCGCCAAGAAGAACAAGCACTCCTCCAACAAGTATGACTCCGGCAAGCGCAAGGACAAGCGCGAAtacacctccaagaagtacAAGTCAAAGAAGGGCTTCGACAAAGAGGCGCTCAAGAAGATGTACCGCAAGAAAGCCAAGGCGCAAGAGCGTGccttgtgttga